The sequence below is a genomic window from Lolium perenne isolate Kyuss_39 chromosome 7, Kyuss_2.0, whole genome shotgun sequence.
ATGTTGGATACACACACCTAATGCTTAGTGCACAGCAAAGAGTGCATAAAAGTGTTTTCTGTAGGATGCTAGAAGCAACTCTCAAGAATTAATTTCTAGCACAAGAAGAAAATCTGGTGGGATGTGTGGAGAAATAAAAAGCTAGCCCCTAGGTTCAAAACCTTTGCTTGAAGATTAATTAGAAGGGCATTTGCGTCGGGAGCGAGAGCTTTGAAATTCTCAAAACACATTGCAAAGGAATGTTCAAGGTGCGGTATGCTAgaaactgactcacatattttttTCATCGCACCTTTGCCAAAGCAGTTTGGTTTTCTTCTTCAATAGGATTTAAAACTGGTGCCTTTGATACTACTCTCTATCCTTTAAATATTATACAATCTATGTTTCAGCTGGTACATCGTCTCTTGAAAAGTATTTACCTTGCTCTGGTGTATTTGAAAAGCATGCAATGATTATCTCTTCGACAGAAAGATTTGATAAGAATTGCACGTTCATCTAGCGGTTGCTACCCTTCTTTTATATAGCATAAAGACAAAGGCAATGCACCAGAGCTGCTCATACGACTATACATGAAGCAATTGCCACACCTCTTGTTGCTCTTTTGCCAGTAGGTCCAAAAGCATGTTTGCTGGTGTAACCTATTCTTCAGCAGCAGATGGCACCTTCTCTAGGAACTGCAGTTAAGGACATATCAAACATTACAGGGCCGatcgtcttcacaaatgttgcatgATCGCTAGGGCGTGATGGTCAACCATTGTTGGCTGGATTAGGTCTCTTCCTTCAGTTGGTTGGTGATAGACCATGCTCTCGTGTTTACATCTCGACAGTATCTCCAGCTGAATCTTTTGGCATGCTCCTTGCAGCGAAGGCAACAGAAGTACTTTGACTCCAGAGCGGACAATTCAATGTTGGCAACAGCGACAGCCTCCCAGGATCTTATCAGGCAATTAGGCCATAGTTGGCTGATATAGCAGTCCTTCAATGCAACCAGGATCTTTCTATATCCAGATGTCTCAATTTCAAAGCTCACTATTAGGCCAAGCTTGCTCTTAAGCTCCATGGTATATCTTTGTATTTAAGATGTCTAAACTCTCCTACTGAAGTTTGTCTAAACAGGAATGTACCATGAGTGCAAGCGTGCATGCTAGTCTATGTAAAATGCTGCTAAATAAATAAATTTCCATGTTCCAAAAAAGATGAAATTACAGCCGTTGCTCCATAAAATATAGCCGTGGTCTGCATTTTTTTAATCAAATCAGATGTTATCACAAGCTCTATGGCATTTTGGGTTAGAGAATTCGGCCTGCTAGTTTTTGGTTGGGCTGTGGCCAGCGGGCAGTTCCCGAACGTTGTCAACCAGAGGGGATACGGCCTTTTTTGGGACCACCTGTTCTCGGTTAAAAACAGAACAGCGCTGAAAAGCACGGCTGGCACCAGATAGAAAAATTGGAACGTACACAACAAAGTGATATGAAGCTTCAACTGCAGCTGCTGATCATGATGATATACATAACATTACAACACTTCACACATCAGTATGCATGTAATCAGTAACTTGTAATGAAGCGCACCGAAGTTTTACAAAATGGAAAAAAGGATCTGTAAAAGATTAATTAAGTTCAGATCTTGCTAAGTACATCATCAGAACAACAAGCAGAAGGGACGACGACAGCCCCAGGCATGACTACAACTGCTTAACAAACCTGGTGGCTAAATTTTGCAGTAACAGCAGAACAAAAACTAGCATGAACCTAAGTCATAGACATCTACAGAAATACTTACTAGTTGCTTCCTCCCTTCTCATTTGCTACCTCACaactttttttttggattttctacTGCCTCGGATCGCTGGAAGGGGAACAAACACTCGAGGGATCTTACAGCCGTCTAAACGCAGGCAGTAAGACACCTTATGTACAAGGGAACATGGCACGGCGATGCTGCTTGTGGGTGAAACCTGCCACGTTGAACTCACACCGGGAGAGCTACTATGCCCATCCGTACATCCCAACACTGACAAGGACAAGCAGAGCTACCGACAGAACTGGCCAGATAATGTGTGCTGGGAAGCCTCCCCTCTTCCTTGGTTCTCTCACATGTGACTGAAGACCACACTCCTGCTTCTTCTCCCTGTCCCGTTTCTCCAGTGTCTTGCGCTGCCTCATAACAGAATTGGCGTCTGGAATAAGCATGGCACCATCTGCATGTCAATAACATGTAAGACAGGCTTAGCACAGCATTAACCAACAATAATAAAATTAAAGATGTATAATTTGTCAATTTGTCAATTACCATGATCAGGCATATCCGTTTGTGCATCAGGCTGGCTGTCGCCAACAGAACCAAAATTGTCAAGAAAGTTCGTTTCCACAGGCTCTTCAACCTGGCAGGCAAACATTAAATATTGTTAGTATTATTTTAGCAAAGTACTTTCCCAAATTACAGTTCATTGTCAGAAGGTATTCATATTTGTTAAAACAGATTGAACAGGGCAAGAAACCAGGAGTACAACATGGAATAGTTAATTAAATCTACAACGGTTGTAGAATTAGTTATAGAATAAAGAAAGTTCTCACCTCAGCTTTAACCCCTTCACCACTTCCGTTTTCATCCATAATGCAACTTGAAAAACCATCAACACTAGAACATGTTCCTGCGTTAAGGTTCGATTGTAGCCGCAGCCTTCGCACTGCAGCCCCCTGTTGAGTTACTGAACTATCTGTGTTTGAACTTGGAACAGTGTCTCGGCTCATAATATTAACCCCTGTTGACACATCATCGTCGCCATCTGAAGGCACGCATGCACTTGGAGCAGAGCTTCGGTTCATCTTAGTAACCCCTGTGGATTCAGCTTCATCTCCGTCTGAAGGCACATTTGAACTTGGCGCACGGCGCCGGCTCATGATGGTAACACCCGTGGATTCAGCATCATCTCCATCTGAAAGCACATTTGGACTTGGCGCACGGCGCCGCCTTATAATAGTAACCCCTGTTGACTCAGCATCATCTACATCTGCAGTTGACTCAACAGATCCACCCATATACTTTGAAGTAGCAATATCTGATTCTTCATGTTCATCTCTGGTCATGCTCTCTCGACTCTCAACATCGACAGCAGACAATGAATCACATAGCTTTAACCTCCTTGATGCAATGCCCTGTTGAGAAATTACATAGTTTGGTTGCATAGTAGACTGTAACTGCTGATGCATGGCATTATAACCAGGTTCAGTGCTCCACAAATAGTTCGGATGCATATTAGACTGTAACTGCTGATGCATGGCATTAAATCCAGGTTCATATACATCTCTTTTTCCACTATGATCTTCCATGGTATTGAACAAATCTTGCAAGGACTCATCACCGGAGTCCATGGAAAGTACGTCTGGATTAGTGCTGTCATAAGGAAGCAATGTCGCATTCTCATATAATCCACTCAGCTGCGGATTTGTGTCATCAGGCACAAAACTTAAATTGTCTAACCAGTTTGAATCATCTAGGAAATCACCCTGCAGAGCAAACAAATATAAGAACGTGGACAATAATGATACTGTAACATATACAGTGGACACCAAAAAAATATTACCTGCAGAACCCAGTTGTTGTCAAACTCAGCAGGCATATTCCCAGTGTCTGAATCATACTGAACTttagatgttgatgatgaatgCTCATCTGGATCAGCAATTGCTTCGTTCAAGAAATCTTCCACTGGATCACGGGGTTTCAGAGTGCCACAAAAATCAGCTGAAGGTCCTTGAAGGGAAAAATCATTCAAGAGAGCATCTACATCATGCTGTAACATGGGAGCAGGAAATGTTGCAAATTCATCAGAACCAACATTTATCTTCTGTGAATCAATTAACTGAGTCAAAGATCCAGCCGCAGCACCCGCCTGCTATTAGATAACATACATTATTGTCAGAAGTCAACACTTCAAGTTAACATCTTTGAAAGACTGTACAGCAAAAATGCAGCGTGCTAACAGATGTTAAACAAGTTTGTTACATGGTTCTGCTAACCTTAGGTCCTCCATCAACATGACCATGAGAAGGCGCACGAAAAACGTTTGCTTCATTTGTCGCCAGATTATCGTTCCTGTCTGCAAGCCACCTTGTAATCGGCGCAGCTGGAGTTTCAACTGTACCCGGCAAGTCAACTGGACATCCAGATAGACCAGATTCAGGAGACTCCTTATTTAAcggtgtgagtgcttcctcgttTGCCTCCATATGGTCAGGAGTGGAACGAGATGGAGTGGGGGAGTAGCCACTTTTATCCATTTCATCCGGCGTAGAGCGCTCAGTTTTCTCCAGCGTCTTTTGGAACAGGCGATAGAGAACGTAACCACCCTGAAAGTGCACATATCACAGAAGAAGCATCAGACAATGAAATAGGAGCAACTATTTCATTGACATTTACCAACAAAATGTTCATTTCTTGTAGTCCAACATTTGCAGAATATAGAAAAAACTAATCATCCTGTCTAAATTGATTATCTGATCACATTCTTTTACAAGCTAAAATCAAACTGGTAGGTTTGAGAACACTATCATCTATGAGCTTGCTATATCCAACAACTCAGAACCTAACTGTGAGCAGAAAATAACAACACCGCCACAAAAAACTGAGGAAGAAACCCATAATACCTGCTCGCCAGATTCAAACTCCGGCTCGGTGGTGCGGTACTCGTGCATAATCCAGCCAGTGCGCTCGCCTTTGGGGGCACGTCCCCGGTGGAACACGAGGGTCTTCTTCATGCCAATCATGTGCTGCTTCTTCTTCTCGCCCTTGGACTTGATGATCCTGTCCTTCCCGGTGGCCTTCCAGTAGCCAGCCTCGGTGGCCCTGTTGGACCTGCTTCCATTGGGGTACTTGCGGTCCTTGGGTGCAAAGAAgaaccactcaagatcctcggagcGGATCAACGCTTTATCTGCAAGCACCACGATACCGTGGTCAGAACGAATGGAATCTCCTTTCACGAGATTTGACATGTTTAGATTATTGCTATAAAAAAAATAGCACCACGCCCAACAATTTCAGCTGCATCATAGCAAATAGCATCTCGGAAAAGCGGGTATATTACGGAAATGCTTAGCAGACGTCGAGGGAATCGCCCCAAAGTATTAGTATACCCCGTAGAACTTTTTGCAGAATTCGCAGCCCCGAAACAGCACTATGCGAACCGCGCGAGTAGCTAGTGAGCTGCCCGAAACTAACACGAACTTCGATCCTACGAATCCCCCACAGGAACTTCCCAAAAATAAATCCCGAACGGGAACCCCAAGCCGCAAAGCTAGTGTTGCAGCAGCAGCGGGGACAGAAGGAGAATCGCGAGAACAGACTGGGCAGCAGAACCGCAACGCGCCTTCCAGAAAGAGGATTCAGAATGGGGACAAAATGCATCTCAGAACCCTCAAACTAGGCACGAACCGCAGCGATCGGAATCAAAACACGCGAGACGAACACCCACCAATTAGCTATGAGCCCCCGAACCCCACCGCATCAACCACATACGACTCGACCAGCCAATCTCCAAAAAAGCAAAATAATCGCCGAACAGAACAACCGTAAAAGAGGCGATTGATCGCGcacgcgtcggcggcggcggcggcagtaccTGGGAGGTCCCACGGCTCGCACTTGCAGACGTCGATCTCGGGGATGACCTCGACCTCGGCCTTGATCTGGCCCGTGATCTTGCCCTTGAGGTAGTGCCTGACGAGCTCCTCGTCGGTGGGGTGGAACCGGAACCCGAGCGGCAGCTTCTTGAGCTCCATCACCGTCATCGTCCTCCGCTCTCCCAAGCTCTCATCCACCGATTGCAGCACCCAATCCGCCCGGAGATTCGTAGCGCGGGGGGGATATACTTAGCGGCGAAGGAAGCGGGGGGAGGGGATTTGGCTAGGGTTTGGTCGGATTTGGGGATTTTGAGGGGAGGAGCGGGGAGGAGACGTATGGGGGAAGAAAGCGAGTGGGCTTCCTTTACCGCGTCCCGGAAGTTCCTGTGTATATACCCCGTGTCCGACGTTGCCCCCGCGTGGAAGATCTATTACGGTTGTGCCACTGCTTGGATGCCACTCGGGACACGCTGTGTCAGCACATACTAGGATTTTCCCATTCCAATTAACTTGTGGAAATATTACTGTCGGAGTATTCAGATTCATACAGTAATAACTGTTCATTATTACcctagtcatagtggggagtaacatagagttgtaagagcatctctagcagagcccctATTTTTCGAAACCGAAAAAAGTGAGTTCAGTCTCCCGAAAAACAAATTGCGAGCGGATTTAGCCACGACGCAGAACAGAAACCGAAAACGTGAACCGAAAACGCTGAAATCAAACATGGCGGGAAATCGAAAGTCGCGATTGCAATCGGTTTCATCCGATCAGCTGAATTCGTTCATAATTTACAATAATAGGGGCAAAATACATGCATCTTCGACCTACATTCCATAGTAGGGACCTAATTAAACTAGATTTAGTCCCCGAAGTGACTATACTGTCATCGGGGCGCTTAATGTCGTCGGCGGAGGATTTTGGGTCGCCGGCTCTTCCTAGGCGACGATGAGCGTCGCCACCTCGATGGTCGCCGCCTCGGAGGTGCTCTCGCAGGCTAGAGGCGTCCCATCGgcgtcggcgtcgtcgtcgccgcgCGGGGGCAGCGCTGGCAGCGGCGGGCTGCACGCGTCGGCAGCGGGGGCGCCTCCGTTGCTCCTTCCGCAGCCGCCTCCTCGCGTGCTTGACGGCGCGCCATTAGTTCCGGTCACTTCCGGCCGGCCCTCTTCCATGCGTCGTCGAAGCGTGACCGCCTGGCGCGCTCCGGCTCTGCTCGTACACCCGACGGACGCCGAGTTGATCTTCCGCCACCGATTCCGCCACCTCCCCTACCCACGCGTCTTGCACGCCCCATTTTGGACAGAGGGGTGGTGGCCGAAGCGGCGGAGCGGCGTCGGAGGGGCCGGAATCATTCGCCGGAGCGGAGGCAGGCGGCGATGGGAGCGAAAACggtggaggggagtagggtttacgaaccgaactcccctccgcagCCCCTTTTAATACAGAGCGTCTGCATGATTtctcggggggggggggctaacTCGTTTTACGGGCCAGGCCGCGAGTTCGGGCTCCGTTCTAGCCCATCTCCGAACCGAACCCCTAAACTCGCCGGACTTTTTCAGTTTCGGCCGTGAgttcgggctctgttagagatgctctaacatgcacatgttactcATCTATGTTACTACTTTCATAGTGGAGAGTAacatatatgtggtgtcatgcaaacttatatttattatgttgtagactcatcttgtatTGGAAAGTGtgatgttagggcatctccagcggcgcgatgcaaacgaacgctgagcgaccgtttgcgtctgcCGGGCCGAAAAATGTGTAtggtaccacctccagcggggcgacgcaaagtgaccgggccgtccgcggcaacgcaaacctagcccaaatatgcgtcaggtttgagTCTCCGTGGACGCTGCGCGGTCGCGGAAAGTGTCCGAGTTCGGTGCATCCGGGCCTGGTCGGCAA
It includes:
- the LOC127314888 gene encoding uncharacterized protein isoform X1 — its product is MTVMELKKLPLGFRFHPTDEELVRHYLKGKITGQIKAEVEVIPEIDVCKCEPWDLPDKALIRSEDLEWFFFAPKDRKYPNGSRSNRATEAGYWKATGKDRIIKSKGEKKKQHMIGMKKTLVFHRGRAPKGERTGWIMHEYRTTEPEFESGEQGGYVLYRLFQKTLEKTERSTPDEMDKSGYSPTPSRSTPDHMEANEEALTPLNKESPESGLSGCPVDLPGTVETPAAPITRWLADRNDNLATNEANVFRAPSHGHVDGGPKQAGAAAGSLTQLIDSQKINVGSDEFATFPAPMLQHDVDALLNDFSLQGPSADFCGTLKPRDPVEDFLNEAIADPDEHSSSTSKVQYDSDTGNMPAEFDNNWVLQGDFLDDSNWLDNLSFVPDDTNPQLSGLYENATLLPYDSTNPDVLSMDSGDESLQDLFNTMEDHSGKRDVYEPGFNAMHQQLQSNMHPNYLWSTEPGYNAMHQQLQSTMQPNYVISQQGIASRRLKLCDSLSAVDVESRESMTRDEHEESDIATSKYMGGSVESTADVDDAESTGVTIIRRRRAPSPNVLSDGDDAESTGVTIMSRRRAPSSNVPSDGDEAESTGVTKMNRSSAPSACVPSDGDDDVSTGVNIMSRDTVPSSNTDSSVTQQGAAVRRLRLQSNLNAGTCSSVDGFSSCIMDENGSGEGVKAEVEEPVETNFLDNFGSVGDSQPDAQTDMPDHDGAMLIPDANSVMRQRKTLEKRDREKKQECGLQSHVREPRKRGGFPAHIIWPVLSVALLVLVSVGMYGWA
- the LOC127314888 gene encoding uncharacterized protein isoform X2 → MTVMELKKLPLGFRFHPTDEELVRHYLKGKITGQIKAEVEVIPEIDVCKCEPWDLPDKALIRSEDLEWFFFAPKDRKYPNGSRSNRATEAGYWKATGKDRIIKSKGEKKKQHMIGMKKTLVFHRGRAPKGERTGWIMHEYRTTEPEFESGEQGGYVLYRLFQKTLEKTERSTPDEMDKSGYSPTPSRSTPDHMEANEEALTPLNKESPESGLSGCPVDLPGTVETPAAPITRWLADRNDNLATNEANVFRAPSHGHVDGGPKAGAAAGSLTQLIDSQKINVGSDEFATFPAPMLQHDVDALLNDFSLQGPSADFCGTLKPRDPVEDFLNEAIADPDEHSSSTSKVQYDSDTGNMPAEFDNNWVLQGDFLDDSNWLDNLSFVPDDTNPQLSGLYENATLLPYDSTNPDVLSMDSGDESLQDLFNTMEDHSGKRDVYEPGFNAMHQQLQSNMHPNYLWSTEPGYNAMHQQLQSTMQPNYVISQQGIASRRLKLCDSLSAVDVESRESMTRDEHEESDIATSKYMGGSVESTADVDDAESTGVTIIRRRRAPSPNVLSDGDDAESTGVTIMSRRRAPSSNVPSDGDEAESTGVTKMNRSSAPSACVPSDGDDDVSTGVNIMSRDTVPSSNTDSSVTQQGAAVRRLRLQSNLNAGTCSSVDGFSSCIMDENGSGEGVKAEVEEPVETNFLDNFGSVGDSQPDAQTDMPDHDGAMLIPDANSVMRQRKTLEKRDREKKQECGLQSHVREPRKRGGFPAHIIWPVLSVALLVLVSVGMYGWA